The following nucleotide sequence is from Actinomycetota bacterium.
CGGTCATCGAGCGGGTGACGATGTCGAACACGGGCGACGACACGTTCTCGAACACGATCGCCGAACTGCGGGCCCGGGGGTTCACCCGTTCGGACCGCAAGTACCTCGTGTGGGTCGACGCCAACGTGTACTGCGGGATCGGCCAGATCTACTACGACGACCGGGCCAACCCCGCCCCGGGCGCCAACTACAACAACGGCCACCCCGGGGCCCAGGGCCTGGTGTCGCGGGTCGACAACGCCTGCTGGGGCCACGCCAACTCGGTCGAGGCCCACGAGCTCATGCACAACCTCGGAGGCGTGCAGCAGTCGGCCCCCAACTCGACCCCGGGTAGCCACTGCACCGACGAGTACGACCGCATGTGTTACGTGGACGGGGCGGGCGTCCGCATGGTCTACCGCTGCCCGGCCAGCCACGAGAACCGCTTCGACTGCAACAACGACGACTACTTCCACACCAGCCCGCCCGCCGGCAGCTACCTGGCCACCCACTGGAACACGGCCAACAGCGCCTTCCTGGCCACGGCCCCGGGTGGGACGGCCCCCCCGCCCACAACTACGACCACGACCGTCCCCGTGACCACCACCGTGGCCCCCACCACGACCACGACCAAGCCGCCGGCCACGACCACGACCACCGTGGCCCCCACCACGACCACCACCGTGGCCCCCACCACGACCACCAAGCCGCCGGCCACGACGACCACGACCACCACCGCGGGGGTGAAGCCGTCGGCCCCCCGTAGCCTCACCGTCTCCCAGCCCTCGCCGGGCAGCGTGCGCCTGGCCTGGCAGCCCCCGACCACGGGGACGGTCACCGGCTACCGGGTCTACCGGGGAACGGGGGTCGGCACCCCCGTCTTGCAGGCCACCGTGGGCAACGTGCTCAGCGTGGTCCGCACGGGCGAGCCCCTGGGCATCGTCTCCTACCACGTGACCGCCTACAACGCCGCGGGCGAGAGCGTGGCCTCCAACCGGGTGTGGTGGGTCGTCCGCTGATGGGAGAACCGCCGGTGGTGGAGCTGTCC
It contains:
- a CDS encoding fibronectin type III domain-containing protein, producing the protein MRRAAVFAAVLSLLASSGATARAQGPAPGADRYEQGRDPRGLVLDGLVRHGPSGVCRGNYELAHRDRVNGVLQALCTHGPDPAPAGVDVRQRRPPDASATLEGSPSVAPAQTGIQCYGNGSDGYRVQLVYARAANVPDRFSTYQASFVQWAANVDLMTNASAAKTGGTRHVRFVTGSSCLPVIERVTMSNTGDDTFSNTIAELRARGFTRSDRKYLVWVDANVYCGIGQIYYDDRANPAPGANYNNGHPGAQGLVSRVDNACWGHANSVEAHELMHNLGGVQQSAPNSTPGSHCTDEYDRMCYVDGAGVRMVYRCPASHENRFDCNNDDYFHTSPPAGSYLATHWNTANSAFLATAPGGTAPPPTTTTTTVPVTTTVAPTTTTTKPPATTTTTVAPTTTTTVAPTTTTKPPATTTTTTTAGVKPSAPRSLTVSQPSPGSVRLAWQPPTTGTVTGYRVYRGTGVGTPVLQATVGNVLSVVRTGEPLGIVSYHVTAYNAAGESVASNRVWWVVR